The proteins below are encoded in one region of Diorhabda carinulata isolate Delta chromosome 3, icDioCari1.1, whole genome shotgun sequence:
- the LOC130892046 gene encoding teneurin-m isoform X2, which translates to MLKHSTRNKGKTLKPSAGKGRLYPAYSLSGSEGEDSPRRYNSSHNTYQHPLYQQPAGLSDTPTSENASDATLTDSELALARDSTLLVHNGCLLDGVPRPPDVPPRNPTMNRLNGRLTTAPPAESAQDFEPSCLVRTPSGNVYIPSGTINHANKNPNIDYKSSNSPCCSPSKEMKNSDRCGSLPYGSHAVPIVPVRRPNSSHFPQASRFHFRKGLTSKCTWKCTAIAFIMLSVVLTAALSYISASNLLNLSYQNTKPCEVLVGDNTQIVPDSKTVPPSETNLSISTRPKTSNTGGNFYQSVYARKRRQILISPHAFVLPVDSTTSSSISSRSTSVHANSVTSMHDINNSDFTTALDSTTEEISTTDSTTDSTPTSTSTFMDITSSTTQEIFTDLEETVPSSEETQSTDESSIEQISSAETATKTTTRKTLRYATEENLYYDLLESSEDDMSDSSLFKLDKEEYNDFFKDEPQDSIEIVNMDNKLLSTTQKAKVGYNKNIKKIEDNSKELTDANLSILPMGENKDLKQIRINGPTVLYNNATNNEVFSDFKSNPKPSPNFKVVDFPASMSSSKRVLVNVTIATDDTNNGQSVYVLSVSVPTDGKSQPGVEIDTKDNHHKETVKLSDKTTAPPLDFEKEVGGACECSCPSLESNEFSDNSTADYDYDNIVIEHHNLTTTELYGNSTERNPTTDIESTSENWSTVCPEVTTKLPPPPTILILEGARTFPAKSFPPDGTTFSQISLGQRLSKEIPAYSYWNMQFYQSEAAYVQFDYSIPRGASIGVYARRNALPTHTQYHILEVLSGFKARTTRASHSSVKKEVTHYMEQGHWFLSLYNDDGDPQEVTFVAVVADDMTHNCPNGCSGKGECLMGHCQCNPGFGGDDCSESVCPVLCSQRGEYINGECQCNPGWKGKECQLRHDECEVPDCNGHGHCANGKCNCIRGYKGKFCEEADCQHPTCSSHGYCVEGTCICKKGWKGSDCSQMDKDALQCLPDCSGHGTFDLDSQTCTCEPRWSGDDCSRELCDLDCGSHGHCVNEACQCDAGWSGEFCNMKQCDPRCNDHGQCKNGTCLCVTGWNGKHCTIEGCPNSCSGHGQCRFSSESSWECRCDNGWDGVDCNLLLEQNCNDGRDNDKDGLVDCEDPECCSNNACKNSQLCVSSPKPIDILLRKQPPAITASFFERMKFLIDEGSLQNYARAETFNESMFWNNFNTSRSAVVRGRVTTQVGTGLMGVRVSTNTPLEGFTLTRDDGWFDLLVNGGGAVTLQFGRSPFSPQSRIVYVPWNEVVIIENVIMVTGDERTISVIPQPCSSHDYDTMKPVVLATWKHGFQGACPDKSAILAESQVVQESLRIPGTGLNLVYQSSRAAGYLSTIQLQLTPEIVPADLKLIHLRITIEGILFEKVFEADPVIKFTYAWNRLNVYRQRVYGVTNAIVKVGYEYNNCKDIIWDVQTTKLSGHDMSISEVGGWNLDIHHRYNFHEGILQKGDGSNIYLKHKPRVILTAMGDGHQRPLECTDCEGQAFKQRLLAPVALASAPDGSLFVGDFNLVRKIQTDGIVRTIVRLNATRVSYRYHMSLSPLDGTLYISDPESHQIIKVRSKDDYSDPDRNWETVVGSGERCLPGDEAHCGDGALARDAKLAYPKGVAVSNDNVLYFADGTNIRMVDRDGIVTTVIGNHMHKSHWKPLPCEGTLNLEEVHLRWPTELAINPLDNTLHIIDDHMILQLTLDGRVKVVAGRPLHCASPLTGYDIELATHATLVMPQSIAFSSSGDLYVAESDSQRINRVRVIGTDGKISPYAGAESKCNCLERGCDCFEADHFLASNAKFNTISSVTVTPDGHVHIGDQANYRIRSVMASIPDASASREYEIYSPETQEIYIFNRFGQHVATKNILTGESSYVFTYNVNTSNGKLSTVTDAAGNKVFLLRDYSSQVNSIENTKGQKCRLRMSRMRMLYELSTPDNYNVTFDYHSPTGLLKTKLDSSGRSYVYNYDEFGRLVSAVTPTGKIISLSFDLSLKGATVKVSQNNRPPVSMLIKGSSVATRIDEVENRIILLPDGSVTSESSWSHSITTDTVPYNILADKDPILGESYPVPAKQRIEIGGDLANRFEWRYFVRPNQNSKNNKNASPRILTKVGKKLRVNGENLLTMEYDRETASVSVFMDDKIELLNVTYDRSARPVKLGPRNGIFTEVELEYDRFSRLTSWKWGDLSENYGFDRAGRLNEIKYGDGSSLVYAFKDMFSSLPLKVSTPRGSDYLLQYDDSGALQSLTTPRGHIHTFSLQTSLGFFKYQYFSPMNRHPYEIIYNDNGQILAKIFPHQSGRVSYVYDDAERLETTLAGMSSTHYVYHELLDLVKSVEIIEPNFELKQEFKYHAGILKDEKIKFNSKSGLDNAHYKYQYDGNARLSTVDVDINGKELPQLRLKYNQNLGILEGISDLRVYRNTFNRSVMQDTTKQFFTITDFDDRGRIKTILINIKSFDVFRLEVEYDSRNRIQMQKLMVGRSQFMDRFSYNSDGHVLEVIGTSNWKYVYDENGNIIGVIKEKEKISLGYDSGDRVVQYGDVEFYSYDSRGFVVRRGEQKYRYNSKGQLIHVFERDKFQIWYYYDDRGRLVSWNDDKGNVTQYLYTNPSTPDLLTHVHFPKTGRTFRFLYDSRNVIITVETSEQRFYVACDQNGSPIALFDINGNLIKEVRRTPFGNIVLDTNPDFYLPVDFHGGILDPNTKLIFVNKRLYDPIVGQWMTPDWERLATKLSIPTDVFIYRFHNNDPINSKMSLDYMTSFNSWLKLYGYDIENMLGSRYISRLIYRPKALVTAPQLAPDFGIMSGLQCIVDKINEKFMDLSFVPKPLLKMEPKTKNLLPRVAYRRSVFGEGVLISRLGSRALVSVVEGVNGVVQDVVTSVFNNSFFLNLQFSIHDQDVFYFVKDNVLKIRDDLEELRRLGGMFNVSTHEITEHGSTTTIKELRIHNPDAVVIIKYGADPEIETHKILRHAHKRAVERAWEIEKQLVAAGFQGRGDWTEEEKEELISHGDVDGYEGVDIHSIHKYPQLADDPGNVAFQRDTKRKRRKSGVRRSRIHRHS; encoded by the exons ccTCTAATTTATTAAACCTGTCATATCAAAATACGAAACCTTGCGAAGTACTCGTAGGGGATAATACACAAATAGTACCCGATTCGAAAACGGTACCACCTTCCGAAACGAATTTATCGATATCGACACGACCTAAGACTTCTAACACGGGAGGTAATTTCTATCAAAGTGTATATGCAAGAAAACGTAGACAGATTTTAATATCACCGCATGCTTTTGTGTTACCAGTTGACAGCACAACTTCTAGTAGTATTAGTTCTAGGAGTACTAGTGTGCATGCCAATAGTGTTACTTCAATGcatgatataaataattcagattTCACCACAGCGTTAGATAGTACCACCGAAGAAATATCTACTACAGATAGTACTACAGATTCGACTCCTACAAGTACGTCTACTTTTATGGATATCACATCTTCGACGACACAAGAAATTTTTACAGATTTAGAAGAAACCGTTCCGTCTTCAGAGGAAACTCAAAGTACCGATGAATCTTCAATTGAGCAGATATCTAGTGCTGAAACTGCAACTAAAACTACTACAAGAAAAACATTAAGATACGCTACTGAAGAAAATCTTTATTATGATCTGCTAGAAAGTTCCGAAGACGATATGTCTGATTCTTCGCTTTTCAAATTGGATAAAGAAGAATACAACGACTTTTTTAAAGATGAACCACAAGATAGTATAGAAATTGTGAATAtggataataaattattgtcaaCAACTCAAAAAGCCAAAGTAGGGTATAacaagaatatcaaaaaaatagaagaCAATTCCAAAGAATTAACAGATGCTAATTTATCTATTTTACCTATGGGAGAAAATAAAGATTTGAAGCAGATCCGCATTAATGGACCGACTGTATTATACAATAACGCTACTAACAATGAAGTTTTTAGTGATTTTAAATCTAACCCCAAACCTTCTCCTAACTTTAAAGTTGTAGACTTTCCTGCCAGCATGTCCTCTTCCAAAAGAGTTCTTGTAAACGTAACTATAGCTACAGACGATACTAACAATGGGCAATCTGTATATGTGCTTTCGGTGTCAGTACCTACGGATGGTAAATCCCAACCTGGAGTTGAAATTGACACGAAAGATAATCATCACAAGGAAACAGTTAAGTTATCAGATAAGACAACTGCCCCGCCGctagattttgaaaaagaagTGGGTGGCGCTTGCGAATGTTCATGTCCTTCATTAGAATCTAACGAATTTTCAGACAATTCGACAGCAGACTATGATTACGATAACATCGTCATCGAACATCACAACTTAACTACTACTGAATTGTATGGTAATAGCACGGAGAGAAATCCTACGACCGATATAGAATCGACTTCCGAAAACTGGTCAACCGTTTGTCCAGAAGTCACTACGAAATTACCACCGCCACCTACTATTCTTATTTTGGAAG GTGCCCGCACGTTTCCAGCTAAGTCGTTTCCACCAGACGGAACTACATTTTCTCAAATATCGCTAGGACAACGATTATCGAAAGAAATTCCGGCGTATAGTTATTGGAACATGCAATTCTATCAATCTGAAGCGGCGTACGTACAATTTGATTACAGCATTCCGAGGGGCGCAAGTATAGGGGTATATGCCAGAAGAAACGCTCTACCTACTCATACACAATATCACATTTTGGAAGTACTTAGTGGGTTTAAGGCTAGAACGACAAGAGCATCACat TCTAGTGTGAAAAAAGAAGTAACTCATTACATGGAACAAGGCCATTGGTTTTTATCATTATACAACGATGATGGGGATCCTCAAGAAGTTACGTTTGTTGCTGTAGTAGCGGATGATATGACCCACAACTGTCCGAACGGTTGTAGCGGAAAAGGAGAATGTCTGATGGGTCACTGTCAATGCAATCCTGGATTTGGAGGAGATGACTGCAGTGAAA GTGTATGTCCTGTGCTATGTAGTCAACGTGGCGAGTACATCAATGGAGAATGTCAATGTAACCCCGGATGGAAAGGAAAAGAATGTCAACTAAGGCATGATGAATGCGAAGTGCCTGATTGCAACGGTCACGGGCATTGTGCTAACGGCAAATGTAACTGCATCAGGGGCTATAAAGGAAAGTTCTGTGAGGAAG CTGACTGTCAACATCCGACCTGTTCATCGCATGGATATTGTGTAGAAGGAACTTGTATTTGTAAGAAGGGTTGGAAAGGAAGCGATTGCTCCCAAATGGATAAAGATGCACTTCAATGTCTTCCAGATTGTTCTGGGCACGGAACATTCGATCTCGATTCTCAAACTTGTACCTGTGAACCGAGATGGTCTGGCGATGACTGTTCAAGAG AACTTTGCGATCTTGATTGTGGTAGTCACGGTCATTGCGTCAACGAAGCGTGCCAATGTGACGCTGGTTGGTCTGGTGAATTCTGCAATATGAAACAATGTGATCCAAGGTGTAATGATCACGGTCAATGTAAAAACGGAACTTGTCTGTGTGTCACTGGTTGGAACGGAAAACACTGTACTATTGAAGGATGTCCGAATAGTTGTTCCGGGCACGGTCAATGTAGATTCAGTAGCGAAAGTAGTTGGGAATGCAGATGTGATAACGGATGGGACGGTGTCGACTGTAATCTTCTACTCGAACAAAATTGTAATGATGGAAGAGATAACGACAAAG ATGGCCTAGTAGATTGTGAAGATCCAGAATGCTGTTCGAACAATGCTTGCAAAAACAGTCAACTTTGCGTTTCGTCACCTAAACCTATAGATATTTTACTGCGAAAACAACCTCCGGCGATAACAGCATCTTTTTTTGAAAGGATGAAGTTTTTAATAGACGAAGGTAGCCTTCAGAACTACGCCCGAGCTGAAACATTCAACGAAAG TATGTTCTGGAACAACTTTAACACGAG tcGATCTGCGGTCGTCAGAGGTCGAGTAACAACACAAGTAGGAACCGGATTAATGGGAGTCAGAGTTAGTACCAATACTCCATTGGAAGGTTTTACATTAACAAGAGATGATGGATGGTTTGATCTACTAGTTAATGGAGGTGGTGCGGTTACTCTACAATTCGGAAGATCGCCTTTCAGCCCTCAGAGTCGCATAGTTTACGTTCCATGGAATGAAGTAGTCATTATAGAAAATGTAATTATGGTAACTGGAGATGAAAGGACAATTAGTGTCATACCACAACCTTGCAGCTCCCACGATTATGATACGATGAAACCTGTCGTTTTAGCGACATGGAAACATGGTTTTCAAGGAGCTTGTCCTGATAAAAGCGCTATATTGGCCGAATCTCAAGTTGTGCAAGAAAGTCTTCGTATACCAGGAACAGGATTGAATCTTGTTTACCAAAGTTCTCGCGCCGCTGGATACTTATCGACAATACAATTACAACTTACACCAGAAATTGTTCCTGCCgatttaaaattgattcatttaaGAATTACAATTGAAGGgattctttttgaaaaagttttcgaagCAGATCCAGTTATAAAATTTACGTATGCTTGGAATAGACTCAACGTATACAGACAAAGAGTTTATGGAGTAACTAACGCTATCGTAAAAGTTGGTTACGAATACAATAATTGCAAGGATATTATTTGGGATGTGCAAACTACGAAATTAAGTGGTCACGATATGAGTATATCAGAAGTTGGTGGATGGAATTTAGACATTCATCATCGTTATAACTTCCACGAAG GAATTTTACAAAAAGGAGATGGTTCAAATATATACTTAAAACACAAACCACGTGTCATATTGACGGCCATGGGCGATGGACATCAAAGACCACTGGAATGTACAGATTGCGAGGGTCAGGCTTTCAAGCAGAGACTTCTTGCACCAGTCGCTCTTGCTAGTGCTCCGGATGGTTCTTTATTTGTTGGAGATTTCAATCTAGTCAGAAAGATTCAGACTGACGGAATCGTACGAACTATAGTCAGATTAAA CGCTACCAGAGTGTCTTACAGATACCACATGTCCTTAAGTCCACTAGATGGAACTTTGTACATCTCCGATCCTGAATCTCATCAAATCATTAAAGTTAGAAGTAAAGACGATTATTCCGATCCAGACCGTAACTGGGAAACGGTGGTCGGATCCGGAGAGCGATGTCTTCCAGGCGATGAAGCACATTGTGGAGACGGTGCTTTAGCTAGAGATGCCAAATTAGCGTATCCAAAAGGAGTCGCGGTATCTAACGACAACGTTTTGTATTTCGCCGATGGAACGAACATAAGAATGGTTGACAGAGATGGTATTGTTACCACTGTTATAGGAAACCACATGCACAAATCGCATTGGAAACCGTTACCTTGTGAAGGAACTTTGAATCTCGAAGAAGTACATCTGAGATGGCCTACAGAACTAGCAATAAACCCTCTTGATAATACTCTACATATAATAGATGACCACATGATCTTACAGCTGACTTTAGATGGAAGAGTGAAAGTCGTAGCGGGTAGACCTTTGCACTGCGCTTCTCCTCTTACGGGCTACGATATCGAACTAGCCACGCATGCCACATTAGTTATGCCGCAAAGTATCGCCTTCAGTTCCTCGGGTGATCTCTACGTTGCCGAAAGTGATTCTCAACGGATAAATAGAGTTCGAGTGATCGGTACAGATGGAAAAATATCTCCGTACGCCGGTGCCGAATCGAAATGTAACTGCTTAGAAAGAGGCTGCGATTGTTTCGAAGCTGATCATTTCCTAGCTTCTAACGccaaattcaacactatatcaTCAGTTACAGTTACGCCCGATGGTCACGTACACATCGGCGATCAAGCTAACTACAGAATCAGATCCGTCATGGCAAGTATTCCAGACGCTAGTGCATCCAGAGAATACGAAATTTATTCTCCGGAAACtcaagaaatttatatattcaatagGTTCGGTCAACACGTAGCTACAAAGAACATTTTAACTGGAGAATCGAGTTATGTTTTCACTTACAACGTTAACACCAGCAACGGTAAACTTAGTACGGTAACTGATGCCGCCGGAAATAAAGTGTTTTTATTAAGAGATTATTCCAGTCAAGTGAATTCTATAGAAAATACGAAAGGTCAAAAATGCAGATTAAGAATGTCCAGAATGAGGATGTTGTATGAACTTAGTACACCAGATAATTACAACGTGACTTTCGATTACCACAGCCCTACTGGTTTATTGAAAACTAAGCTAGATAGTAGTGGAAGAAGCTATGTGTACAATTACGATGAATTCGGTAGATTGGTATCAGCAGTTACACCGACAGGAAAAATTATCAGCTTATCTTTCGATTTGAGCTTGAAAGGTGCCACTGTTAAAGTCAGTCAAAACAATCGACCGCCAGTTTCGATGTTAATAAAAGGATCTAGTGTAGCAACTAGGATAGATGAAGTcgaaaatagaattattttgttACCTGATGGTAGTGTAACTAGCGAATCATCTTGGTCCCATAGTATAACAACAGATACAGTTCCTTATAATATTCTAGCAGATAAAGATCCTATATTAGGTGAAAGCTACCCCGTACCTGCTAAACAGAGAATAGAAATAGGTGGAGATCTCGCTAATAGATTTGAATGGAGATATTTCGTAAGAcctaatcaaaattccaaaaataataagaacGCATCACCGAGAATTTTAACTAAAGTCGGTAAAAAATTAAGAGTAAACGGTGAAAATCTCCTTACAATGGAATACGATCGAGAAACTGCTTCTGTATCGGTATTTATggatgataaaattgaattactAAACGTAACATATGATAGATCGGCGAGACCTGTTAAATTAGGACCAAGAAATGGAATATTTACGGAAGTTGAGTTAGAATACGACAGATTCAGTAGACTAACAAGCTGGAAATGGGGAGATCTGAGTGAAAACTATGGTTTCGATAGAGCTGGAagattgaatgaaataaaatatggtGATGGATCATCGTTGGTTTATGCGTTCAAGGATATGTTCAGTAGTTTG ccGCTCAAAGTAAGTACACCGAGAGGATCAGATTACTTGCTCCAATACGATGATTCCGGAGCTCTGCAATCCTTAACAACCCCAAGAGGACATATTCACACGTTTTCTCTACAAACATCTCTcggatttttcaaatatcaatatttctcaCCGATGAACCGACACCCATACGAAATAATTTACAACGATAACGGTCAAATATTAGCTAAAATATTCCCACATCAATCTGGAAGAGTTTCTTACGTATATGATGACGCAGAAAGACTCGAAACTACTTTAGCCGGAATGAGCTCTACCCATTACGTCTATCATGAACTTTTAGATCTTGTAAAAAGTGTTGAGATCATAGAACCGAACTTCGAATTGAAACAAGAATTCAAATACCACGCTGGTATACTTaaagatgaaaaaatcaaatttaacagTAAAAGTGGTTTAGATAATGCTCACTATAAATATCAATATGATGGAAACGCCAGATTATCAACAGTAGATGTAGACATAAACGGTAAGGAACTGCCCCAGTTGAGactaaaatataatcaaaatctTGGAATTTTGGAGGGTATAAGCGACTTACGGGTGTACAGAAACACGTTCAACAGATCTGTTATGCAAGATACCACAAAACAATTCTTTACTATAACCGATTTCGATGATCGCGGACGTATTAAAACTATTCTAATAAACATAAAATCCTTTGACGTATTTAGATTAGAAGTAGAGTACGATTCCAGAAATAGAATACAGATGCAAAAGTTAATGGTCGGTAGATCGCAATTTATGGATAGATTTTCTTACAACTCCGACGGTCATGTCCTGGAAGTTATAGGTACTAGTAATTGGAAGTACGTTTACGACGAAAACGGTAATATAATCGGagttattaaagaaaaagaaaagatttcATTAGGATACGACAGCGGTGATAGAGTCGTTCAATATGGAGACGTAGAATTCTACAGTTACGATTCGCGTGGTTTCGTAGTCAGAAGAGGGGAACAAAAATATAGATACAATTCCAAAGGACAACTGATTCATGTATTCGAACgcgataaatttcaaatttggtacTATTACGACGATAGAGGTAGATTAGTATCTTGGAACGATGACAAAGGGAACGTAACGCAATACTTATACACGAACCCAAGCACCCCAGATTTACTAACTCACGTACATTTCCCCAAAACCGGCAGAACTTTTCGTTTCTTGTACGATTCCCGAAATGTCATTATAACAGTCGAAACTTCTGAACAAAGATTCTACGTTGCTTGCGATCAAAACGGTTCTCCAATCGCTCTGTTCGACATTAACGGCAATCTCATAAAGGAGGTCAGAAGAACGCCGTTCGGTAATATCGTTTTAGATACAAACCCAGATTTTTACCTACCGGTAGATTTCCACGGTGGTATTCTAGATCCCAACACGAAACTTATATTCGTCAACAAAAGATTATACGATCCGATCGTCGGACAGTGGATGACGCCAGACTGGGAAAGACTAGCGACGAAATTATCGATACCAACTGATGTGTTCATTTATAGATTCCACAATAACGATCCTATCAACTCCAAGATGTCATTGGATTATATGACAAGTTTCAACAGTTGGTTGAAACTATATGgatatgatattgaaaatatgctTGGTTCACGGTATATCAGTCGTCTGATTTATAGACCAAAGGCGCTAGTGACTGCTCCTCAACTAGCACCAGATTTTGGAATTATGTCTGGACTTCAGTGTATAGTGGACAAG attaatgaaaaattcatggATCTGAGTTTCGTTCCGAAACCGCTTCTGAAAATGGAACCCAAAACGAAGAATCTTCTTCCCAGAGTAGCATATAGAAGATCCGTCTTCGGCGAAGGTGTCCTCATATCTCGCTTAGGAAGTAGAGCCTTAGTTAGTGTAGTAGAAGGAGTAAATGGTGTAGTGCAAGACGTAGTAACTTCGGTATTTAATAATTCgttctttttaaatttacaattcAGTATACATGATCAAGACGTTTTCTATTTTGTCAAAGACAATGTACTTAAAATACGTGACGATTTAGAAGAGCTGCGTAGATTAGGTGGTATGTTCAATGTATCTACCCACGAAATAACCGAACACGGTTCTACAACAACAATAAAAGAATTGCGAATACACAATCCAGATGCAGTAGTAATTATTAAATACGGTGCCGATCCGGAAATTGAAACGCACAAAATTCTTCGACATGCGCACAAAAGAGCTGTGGAAAGAGCCTGGGAAATCGAAAAGCAACTCGTCGCTGCCGGTTTTCAAGGCAGAGGAGATTGGACagaagaagaaaaggaagaatTAATCTCCCATGGTGACGTAGATGGTTACGAAGGTGTGGATATACATAGTATACACAAATATCCTCAGTTGGCCGATGATCCTGGGAACGTTGCTTTCCAGAGGGATACTAAACGCAAACGAAGGAAGAGTGGTGTCAGAAGAAGTAGAATACATAGACATTCGTGA